Genomic window (Mesorhizobium sp. M4B.F.Ca.ET.058.02.1.1):
CGCGGCCATTCCAGCTGCTCTCGGTTCCAATTTTTTCCGCAATGTCCGCCAAGATTTTGCTCCTTTGCCCTGGCATTGCCGGTGGCACCGCCAAGGCCGATCTGTCGGCCGGTCGTACGCTTGTGGCTGGCATGGCGGAAGACGCAGTATTTGCATCTTATTCATGCATGCGACGCCATATATCCGTGCTATGGTCCGGGCATGCCGTCGCCCGACCTCAACCTGCTTGTCGCGCTGGATGTCCTGCTGAACGAAGGCAGTGTGGCGCGCGCCGCGCAAAGGCTGCGCCTCAGCCCGTCGGCGATGAGCCGCACGCTGGCGCGCCTGCGCGAGGCGACCGGCGATCCGCTGCTGGTCCGCGCCGGCCGGGGCCTTGTGCCGACGCCGCGCGCGCAGGAATTGCGGCTGCAGGTGGGCCGCGTGGTCGAGGAGGGCGAAGCTCTACTGCGCCCCGCCAGGCTGCTAGACCTGCAAGGCCTGGATCGGACTTTCACGCTGCGCACCAATGAGAGCTTCGTCGAGGAGTTCGGGCCGCGGCTTGTCGCCAGCGTCGGCGCGCAAGCTCCCAATGTGCGGCTGCGTTTCGCGCCGAAGTCCGACAAGGACGTCGCTTCGCTGCGCGACGCGACCATCGATCTGGAGATCGGCGTCGCCGGCGAGACCGGACCCGAGATCCGCATCCAGACGCTCTTTCGCGACCGCTTCATCGGCGCGGCGCGGGCCGGCCATCCGCTGAGCCAGGGCGCCGTCACGCCGGAGCGCTTCGCGGCCGGCCGCCACATCAGCGTTTCGAGGCGCGGCCGCGAGAGGGGACCGATCGACGAGGCGCTGGAACAGCTTGGGCTGCGGCGGACCGTGGTATCCATGGTGTCGGGCTTTTCGGCGGCACTCGCCCTGGCGCGCGCGTCCGACCTGATCGCCAGCGTCCCTGAGCGGCACACCGAAGGGGCGCGCGCCGGCATGTTCAGCTTTGCCTTGCCGGTCGCGACGGCGGAGGTGACCATCTCGATGCTCTGGCACCCGCGCCTCGACGCCGATCCGGCGCAACGCTGGCTGCGCGATTGCGTGCGGGAGATTTGCGCGGCGCGCTGACCGGACTACCCGGACATCGCCGCTGCGAGCGCCGTGAAGATGTGTTCGTCACCCGACTGGGCGACGTTGAAGCGCAGGAAGCGGCTGGCCGTTCCGGACAGGCTGAACGCATTGCCGGGCGCCAGCACGACATTGTCGGCCAGCGCGCGGCGGGCGACTTCGGCTGCATCCACGCCCTCCGGCAGGCTGCACCACAGGAACAGGCCGGCCGGCTGGTCGATCCACGGCGTGATGCCGATCGACTTCAGGCGGGCACTCGTTTCGGCCATGGCGCGCGCAAGCCGGATGCGCAACGCCTCGACATGCTTGCGGTAGCTGCCGTCCTTCAGCAGGGTCAGCACCAGTTCGGCCGCCAGCCTGCCGCCGCCGAAGGTCGTGGCGATCTTGAGATCGGTGAGCTGCTCGATCCAGTCGCGGGGCGCGGCGATGAAGCCGCAGCGCACCGAGGCCGACAGCGTCTTGGAGAAGCTGCCGATCTGGACGACGCGGTTGAGGCCATCGAACGCCGCCAGGCGCGGGGCCGGGCTATGCTCGAAATCGGCGAAGATATCGTCCTCGACGATGGTGAGGTCGGCCTGGTCGGCGAGCTTGAGCAGCCGGTGGGCGGTGACCGGCGACAGGATCGCGCCTGTCGGATTGTGGATGCCGGAATTGGTGATGTAGAGGCGCGGCCGGTGCTCGGCCAGCACCTCGGCGAACAGGTCGATGTCCGGGCCCGACGGTGTGTAGGGAACGCTGACGACCTTGGCGCGATGGGCGCGCAGCAAGGCGTGGAAGTTGAAATAACAGGGGTCGTCGACCAGCACGGTGTCGCCGGGTTCGATCAGAAAGCGGCACAGGAGATCGATGGCCTGGGTGCCCGATTCCGTCAGCATGATCTGTTCGGGCGAGGCTTCGATGCCATGCCCGGCCATGCGCCGCACCAGCAAGTGCCGCAACGGCGCCAGGCCGAGCGGCGTACCGTAATCGGCAAGCGCGACATCGTCGGCGCGAGCCGCCGTGCGCAGCGCCCGCCGCAAGGCGGCCTGCGGCATCCATGCGGCTGGCAGCCAGCCGCAGCCGGGTTTTAGCACCTCGTCGCCGGCTTCCAGCGACTGGCGCGAGACCCAGAGCGGATCGACCTCGCGGTCAAGCCGGGGGCCGATCTCGGCCAGCGACAAGGGCGCCAGCTGGCCGGCGGCGTAGAAGCCCGACCCCGGGCGCGAGCGGATCGTGCCTTCGGCGGCGAGCCTCTCATAGGCCTCGACGACGGTGGATTTCGAAACTCGCATGGATTTGGCGAAGGCGCGGATCGACGGCAGCCGCGCCCCAGGCGTCAGGCTGCGGGCAGCGATCCGCTGACGGATGGTCGCCATGACAGTTTCGACAAGCGTGGTTGCGGCAAAAGTGCGCGCAGCGTCGGGTTCCAGAGCGAGTTCGGTCATCTGTATTGCCCAATCGGCCATTACAGTTTTGCAAAACTGTACCGCATTGTCTCTGGCCGCACCATAGGGCTCTGCCCGATAGAGGGCGAAAGAGATGAGGCCTGCAATGGACAAGACCGCGAGTGGCTGGGTGAACGGATTCATCGGCGTGTTGATTTTCAGTGGCTCGCTGCCGGCGACGCGCGTGGCGGTTGCGGATCTCGATCCGACATTCCTGACCTCGGCCCGAGCGGCGATTGCCGGCCTGCTTGGCCTGGCGATGCTCGCCTTGTTCCGGCAGAAGCGGCCGGAGCGCGAGGATCTGCTGTCGCTGGCGATCGTCGCACTGGGTGTGGTCGTTGGTTTTCCGCTGCTCACGGCGCTGGCGCTCAAGCATGTCACCTCGGCCCACTCCATCATCTTCGTCGGCCTGCTGCCGCTGGCGACGGCGATCTTCGGCGTGCTGCGCGGCGGCGACCGTCCAAGACCGGCATTCTGGCTGTTCTCATGCCTCGGCAGCGCGCTGGTGGCGGGTTTTGCTCTGACGCAAGGCGTGACCGCATCGCCGGTCGGCGACGGCCTGATGCTGGCTGCCATCATCGCCTGCGGACTGGGCTATGCCGAGGGTGCAGCGCTGTCGCGCAGATTGGGCGGCTGGCAGGTGATCTGCTGGGCTTTGGTGCTGTCGCTGCCGATCACGCTGGTGCTGACCTTTGCGACGCTGCCGCCATCCTTCGCCGACGTCGGCTCAAGCGCCTGGATCGGTCTCGCCTATGTCTCGCTGTTCAGCATGCTGATTGGTTTCGTGTTCTGGTATCGCGGCCTTGCGCAAGGCGGCATCGCCGCCGTCGGCCAGTTGCAACTGCTGCAGCCCTTCTTCGGCCTGGCGCTGGCGGCGACGCTGCTGCACGAGCAGGTCAGCCCGCTGATGTTGGTCGTCACGCTCGGCGTAGTGCTGTGCGTCGTCGGCGCCAAGAAATTCGCAAAGCAGGAGTTGCCGAGACGCGCGGCTTCGGCGTGACGGCGCCATCCGCACCTAGAACTTCGTCACCACGCCGATGCCGATGCCCTCGAAGCCGCCCATCGCCATCAAGGCCGCGGGCGCTTCTTCGAGGCTGATCTTCTTGCCGACCAGAAGTTCCGGCTTCAGCTTGCCGGTGCGGATCATCTCCATCATCGCCGTATAGCGGTACGCCTGCATGCCGTGGCTGCCGAGAATCTCGAGCTCGAAGGCGATCACCTTGTCCATCGGCACCTGCGGGCGCGCGTCGTCGGCCAGCATCAGGCCGACCTGAACGTGACGGCCGCGCCGGCGCAGATTGGCGATCGAGTTGAACGAGGTGGTCGGGTGACCGAGCGCGTCCATGGACATGTGCGCGCCGCCATTGGTGATCTGCTTGACCGCCTTGACCACGTTGGGCGTGTTCGAGGCATTGATGGTCGCCACGGCGCCGATCTTCCTGGCGAAGTCCAGCTTCTCGTCGGTGAGGTCGATGGCGATGACGTTGGCGCCCATCGAACTGGCGATCATGATCGCCGACAGGCCGACGCCGCCGCAGCCATGCACGGCCACCCATTCGCCCGGCTTCACCCGGCCCTGGTCGACGATAGCGCGGAAGGAGGTGACGAAGCGGCAGCCGAGGCTGGCGGCGGTGGCGAAGTCCATCTCGTCCGGCAGGCGCACCAGGTTGGTGTCGGCATGGTCGATGGCGACATATTCGGCGAAGGAACCCCAGCCGGTGAAGCCCGGCTGCGTCTGGTGCTCGCAGACCTGGTGATTGCCCGACGTGCATTCGAAGCAGCGGCCGCAGCCGACGGCGAACGGCACGGTGACACGGTCGCCGGCTTTCCAGCGGGTCACGCGCTTGCCGGCGGCGACGACAATGCCGGCCAGTTCGTGGCCGGGCACATGCGGCAGGGTGATGCCGTCATCATGGCCCATCCAGCCGTGCCAGTCGCTGCGGCAAAGCCCGGTCGCCTCGACCTTGATGACGACGCCTTCCGGGGCGGGCTTGGGGTCGGGAACGGTCTGGATCGTCGGCGTCTCGCCGAACTTCTCGAACACGACAGCTTTCATCGGCAACTCCCAATGCTCTACCCAGAATTGTGCGGCTACTCCGCGTCTATCTGATTCTCCGGCGCCGCCTTGCGGAAAGCCGGCAGCGCCATGCAGGCGGCGTGGATCCGCGAGATCACCGGGTAGGGCGCCATGTCGACGCCGAAGCGGGCATTGTTGGTGACCTGGGCGGCGAGGCAGATATCTGCAAGGCCGGGCGTGTCGCCGTGACAGAAGGTGCCGGTCTCGGGCGCTGAAGCGAGAATCGTCTCAAGCGGCTGAAACCCTTCGTTCACCCAGTGCCGGAACCAGTTGACGACATCCTGGTCGCCGGCGCCGAACAGCGTGCGCAGCGAGGTCAGCACGCGCAGATTGTTCACCGGATGGATGTCGCAGGCGATCATCTGCGCCAGCATTCTGACGCGCGCCCGGCCGCGCGCGTCCTTCGGCAGAAGCGGCGGCTCGGGCACGGTCTCGTCGAGATATTCGATGATCGCCAGCGACTGCGTCAAAAGCCGGCCGTCGCCAAGGATCAGCGCCGGCACCAGCCCTTGCGGATTGACCGCGAGATAGGTGGCTTCGAGGTGCTCGCCGTGGCGCAGATGGTGCGGCACGTAATCGTAACTGAGGCCCTTCATCTCCAGCGCGATGCGCACGCGGTAGGAGGTGGAGGAGCGGTAGTAGTTATGGAGGATTAGGTCGCTCATCGCTTCACGTCGTCGGTTGACCGATGGTGATTTCGATGGCGCCGATGCCTTCGACGCCGCCGGTCATCGTTTCGCCCGGCCCGACCGCGCCGACGCCGGCCGGCGTGCCGGTGAAGATCAGGTCTCCCGGCTCGAGCGTCACCGCCTCGCTGCAGATCGAGACGATGTCGGCAAGCGGCCAGATCAGCTCGGCAAGGTCGGCATCCTGCCGGACCTCGCCGTCG
Coding sequences:
- a CDS encoding PLP-dependent aminotransferase family protein, coding for MTELALEPDAARTFAATTLVETVMATIRQRIAARSLTPGARLPSIRAFAKSMRVSKSTVVEAYERLAAEGTIRSRPGSGFYAAGQLAPLSLAEIGPRLDREVDPLWVSRQSLEAGDEVLKPGCGWLPAAWMPQAALRRALRTAARADDVALADYGTPLGLAPLRHLLVRRMAGHGIEASPEQIMLTESGTQAIDLLCRFLIEPGDTVLVDDPCYFNFHALLRAHRAKVVSVPYTPSGPDIDLFAEVLAEHRPRLYITNSGIHNPTGAILSPVTAHRLLKLADQADLTIVEDDIFADFEHSPAPRLAAFDGLNRVVQIGSFSKTLSASVRCGFIAAPRDWIEQLTDLKIATTFGGGRLAAELVLTLLKDGSYRKHVEALRIRLARAMAETSARLKSIGITPWIDQPAGLFLWCSLPEGVDAAEVARRALADNVVLAPGNAFSLSGTASRFLRFNVAQSGDEHIFTALAAAMSG
- a CDS encoding zinc-dependent alcohol dehydrogenase family protein codes for the protein MKAVVFEKFGETPTIQTVPDPKPAPEGVVIKVEATGLCRSDWHGWMGHDDGITLPHVPGHELAGIVVAAGKRVTRWKAGDRVTVPFAVGCGRCFECTSGNHQVCEHQTQPGFTGWGSFAEYVAIDHADTNLVRLPDEMDFATAASLGCRFVTSFRAIVDQGRVKPGEWVAVHGCGGVGLSAIMIASSMGANVIAIDLTDEKLDFARKIGAVATINASNTPNVVKAVKQITNGGAHMSMDALGHPTTSFNSIANLRRRGRHVQVGLMLADDARPQVPMDKVIAFELEILGSHGMQAYRYTAMMEMIRTGKLKPELLVGKKISLEEAPAALMAMGGFEGIGIGVVTKF
- the maiA gene encoding maleylacetoacetate isomerase → MSDLILHNYYRSSTSYRVRIALEMKGLSYDYVPHHLRHGEHLEATYLAVNPQGLVPALILGDGRLLTQSLAIIEYLDETVPEPPLLPKDARGRARVRMLAQMIACDIHPVNNLRVLTSLRTLFGAGDQDVVNWFRHWVNEGFQPLETILASAPETGTFCHGDTPGLADICLAAQVTNNARFGVDMAPYPVISRIHAACMALPAFRKAAPENQIDAE
- a CDS encoding LysR family transcriptional regulator — translated: MPSPDLNLLVALDVLLNEGSVARAAQRLRLSPSAMSRTLARLREATGDPLLVRAGRGLVPTPRAQELRLQVGRVVEEGEALLRPARLLDLQGLDRTFTLRTNESFVEEFGPRLVASVGAQAPNVRLRFAPKSDKDVASLRDATIDLEIGVAGETGPEIRIQTLFRDRFIGAARAGHPLSQGAVTPERFAAGRHISVSRRGRERGPIDEALEQLGLRRTVVSMVSGFSAALALARASDLIASVPERHTEGARAGMFSFALPVATAEVTISMLWHPRLDADPAQRWLRDCVREICAAR
- a CDS encoding DMT family transporter, translated to MDKTASGWVNGFIGVLIFSGSLPATRVAVADLDPTFLTSARAAIAGLLGLAMLALFRQKRPEREDLLSLAIVALGVVVGFPLLTALALKHVTSAHSIIFVGLLPLATAIFGVLRGGDRPRPAFWLFSCLGSALVAGFALTQGVTASPVGDGLMLAAIIACGLGYAEGAALSRRLGGWQVICWALVLSLPITLVLTFATLPPSFADVGSSAWIGLAYVSLFSMLIGFVFWYRGLAQGGIAAVGQLQLLQPFFGLALAATLLHEQVSPLMLVVTLGVVLCVVGAKKFAKQELPRRAASA